Part of the Onthophagus taurus isolate NC chromosome 11, IU_Otau_3.0, whole genome shotgun sequence genome is shown below.
AAACAATGAGAAGTATTTATAtcaacaaattctttttaaatactcACTCTAAATGTTTCTATATAATCCAGTCTCGAAACTAATACTAAACATTTTGGAGCGTACATTATGCTATGGTGGCATATTGTAGGAATTGGTCTTACAAGAGGTGCTTCTGTATCTAAATTATCTTCctcctacaaaaaaaaaaaataaatcacttacaataaaaacgaattaaactaaaataaatcttaCCTCATCAACTGGTTTACTTGGTGTAATAGACACAGTTTCATTAAACGATAAACAAGCACAATAATGACGGTTTGCGTCTATATCTGTAAGAACAGACACGAAAAATCGCGGTTCTTGTCTCTCCGTGGATAAAGCCCATCCTTGAGGCTgacaaaactaaataattttactttatttatgataatacagaaaaaaaaatcaaatcttaCCCATTCTATACCCTCAATGAATGGAGTATCACCCCAATCTTTCTCAGGAAACCTTTGCAAAATAATCCCACTGCTTATTCCACTACCTAAAACAAACTCTCAAAACACTTTtaaaaaactacaaaaaaaaaacttacgcTCCTTTTCGTGATCATAACCAACGACAACAAAATAATCTGCCAAACGTGACATTCTGCACCAAATTATCGTATGCCCATCGTCGCGGGGCGAACATTGTCAGATAAACTCGGGCATTGCGAGCAGCGCGCTGTCACTTTGACAGTTcccactattttttttttttgacgtttaacctaATTCCAATGGACTTTGGCGCGCGGACCAAATAACCGTTTACTAAAATGCTAGAAACGTTTACGAGCGTCTCTGCTCGGTCTGCGCTTCTTCGTTCGGTCTATTATTAAACGAGATAAGCCACACCCTGCTATTAATTCTCCtctaaacaaaatatttacgCCATTTTGACACATCCAAACGTGCTGCCCGCGTGAATGTAGCATCAAATTCGAATTTAATTGTTaccaatattgaaaaaataaaaaattaataggtTCGTTCCAACTACACTTTTGACGGTTACAAGCTTGCGCAGTTGAAAAGCGCCGTTCCATCCGAACCGTGGATTAATCCGCGACAGGTTATCATGCGTTCCAACGACCGTCGGTTCCAAATGCGTACTTGGTTCAGAGATGCCAGATGCGCAGGCTTAAAAATACCTAAATGTCTCATAAAAATTCCCTAGATTTAggttttattaagaataaaatagtTGTCTTTTTTTCTGATAACaggtcaaaaattaaataaaccatATTAAgctgttaattttaattatcaaatATTCGTGTATTCACTTATTTCGTACTAAATTATTACGAAGACAAGCTAATTTTCAGATAGtaaatacagggtggttcaaattcgatgtccgaatagggtagctcggaaactataagagttagaaacaAAGAgacttacatgtcatgatctcgtttttcgagaaactgctaatgccgaaaacttcaaagcgctatcgtcttttgtttttcccctagaggccaaaattgaaaataacgtaaaatcaacaagtgcaattatcttggttattattataggtggagtgttataactaagacattatatggacacttttttacagatttATCAAGCGTCGTTCAACCATCACCAACTTTCTAAAGCATTCGACTTGagtctagttctagatctaatgttagttctatttcagtaaaaatggacaacaatttaacggttagtaacaattaaaactagaactaacactagacctagagctagacctagaacaaacctacagttctaggtctagtgttagttctagttttagtgtaataaaaatatacaacatagtgatatctagcAACATCAtatttggactcattttaatgtttattttaataaagaatacatcataaaTGAATACCATGAAGGTgaccatttgtctattatatgataactaacttcaaatttaaaatgtcaacctcaattttgacatatttgtaatgttcattaaaaatcctttaaaataagtacaaacacgacatatttatcttcaatattaatgaagttatggtcaacttccggttagaaatgtcaacgtcaattttgacatatttgtaattgtcgtgaaaaatcctttaaaatgagcctaaaatgatacgtttaattccaatattagtcgaaatataagcaacttccggtttgaaatgtcaatgtcattttgacgaattcttaatttttataaaatgtcttaaaatttatcacaaaaacaaaaatgcaataaaaaaaaatttaaaattaaggttggtattaatatttaacaattaaattggTATCTTAATTGTTGCTAAtttcgggtttaacgttttttttattcaaacttttttgttatttgagataagtgcatcatgatgtttggactcattttaaaggtttttttaataaagaatacatcatgaaagaacaccatgaagttgtctattatatgataactaacttcagatttaaaacgtcaacctcaattttgacatatttgtaatgttcattaaaaatcctttaaaatgagtacaaacacgacatatttatcttcaatgttaatgaagttatggtcaacttccggttagaaatgtcaacgtcaattttgacatatttgtaattgtcgtgaaaaataaaaatcctttaaaatgagcccaaacatgatacgtttaattccaatattagtcgaaatataagcaacttccggtttgaaatgtcaatgtcattttgacaaattcttaatttttataaaatgtcttaaaatttatcacaaaaacaaaaatgcaataaaaaaaaatttaaaattaaggttggtattaatatttaacaattaaattggTATCTTAATTGTTGCTAAtttcgggtttaacgtttttttattcaatttcttttttgttttttgagataatgacgcactcattttaaaggttttttaatgaagatgacaaatatgtcaaaattgacgttgacgtttcaaaccggaagtcattgtatttccattaatattaaagttaaatatgtcgagtttggactcgttttaaaggattttttatgaagttgacaaatatgtcaaaagtaaaagttgaaagttcgtactttttggttttttgagataaatacgtCAAGTTTGgtctcactttaaaggttattttataaagattacgaatataataataaaattaaagttgacattgacaccTGAAggtttttttcacgactaaacccgacctagaactagaaatattcgggtttagccgaataaacctaaaactttctagttctaggtctagtgttagttctagttttaattgttatttaacccttctaattcttgtacattttaattgacctaaaaatatttttttttgatttaatccacttaccttgcttataatttcatccatttacccattttgaattaaatataacctttaaatccaattaattatgtgtttttcattaaaaaaacttaaattcaacgtcaattttgacaagcacctgcaatatttggatcttaatcaccatggtaaccgagtcaagttggataacctaacaataattaaattataactgttaatatttcgctttatattttaatatttttttaattttatatgtatctatatttttatatttttgtatattgcttcttaagtgaaatatctgtaaaaataaaaacagaaatgtcaattcttccaatgacgtcacgGCAAGGCCTTTGCGGGGGGATACGTTCATAACAACAACGTTCATATGGAGTTGGATATTCTTATACAGCATGTTTACTCAAAGGACCTTGCCTGTATAGTtgaatattgttaaaaaaatgagtaaatCGTAGAAAATAGCTTCGTAGAAATGCAACTCTTTAAACAACAACTTCGCACTCTAAATTGAACACCtgtggcgccatctgttggggatattttggaattattcaGCTAAGAACCGAACCACTAGAATACAGGTTGGATcgggtttatatataaaacctCCGATCACAGAATAACTGTTTGAAAAGTGTAAATTAACGTTCCGACTGGTTGGGAATCCCTTAGATGCAATTACTTATGGCAATTATACCTGTCAAATAATGCCACACATTTGAATATCACTGCATCATATGACATGTGAGATTGCATCTGTCGAGCTTCCAACAACTTATAACATTAGCTGAAACAAAGctataatgtcaattataatctaattatttaatcataccattattactttaatatactcttaccgaaaaatcactttaaaatgacgttttcatctgtcattttgaacaaacttcaactttataattttaaaagttgaagttagctgcaaatttaaaaatacaacacGAATTGGAATCTAtaccttttaaattaaaagaatgatactggtaataattgttattgctaTCTCTCATCATtcctattattaataataaaattgttagtttaatcaaattattttagtataGACGGTAATGCCATCTTACGGTGGGATTTCGACATACAATCAGTCCCAAGTTCTCCTATCAAAGATCCCTGGGGCTAATTTGTCTTATTAATTtacgttatttatttttaaacattaaaataatcatataaacttatcttttataaaggatttaataataattttttgttttaattctaacAGATGTGGTGTCATCTACCGAATTATATCAAAACTCACGATGGTTCATTTAATCGTGTAAAGATGACGcttctaaaacattttatattcaaatttgatatttttttaattatttttctcgaagttgattaatattaaatttgtggcaaatttatgatgattaatacaaaatttgatgtagaatttgttgaagtagctttaatttgggaaatctaaaaattgtagggaatatttaaattgattacAATATATGGTGTAAGGTTCTGGGAGGgtgatttgttattattaaatcttttCCGGGTTCGTATGGACGTTGAGCGTCGCGCAGCGTGACGACGCCGACGCGTTTCGGGCGATTCGAGGTTCTGCGGAGGCTCACAGTGCGGCCAACAATACTAAGACGAGGACGTTGCGCGGATGCGGGGAGAGTAGACGCGAACGCGAAGTTCTATTTTCAAACGGGGCCACCTAAAGTGAGATTTTCACAGCCGGAAGTATAAAATGGAAACGATTGTTTGACTCTTAAGtgttaaattttgaagaatAAGACAAAGTTAATGTCGAAGCGGTGAGAAAAACCATTTAAAACGAAGTGATTATGGAAAGGGAAAAAACGTGATGATCCCGGGGGATGGCGGTGTGGCCCGTGTTATTGTTAGTGGCGGCTTTGGCCGTCGGGGCCCCAGATTGGACGGATTGTCCAACACCGTGCCGCTGCAAATGGTCCTCCGGGAAAAAGACAGCTTTTTGTAAAGGAGGTGCATTCAAATCAGTTCCAGATAATCTTGACGCTGAGATGCAAGTGTTAGATCTTTCATTTAACTCAATATCCAAGTTAACCccagatattttcaaaaacgccggattaattaacttacaaaaaatttttatacgaGAAAGTGGATTGAAAGAGATCAATCGAGATGCTTTTCAAGATTTGATCATTTTAATTGAAGTCGATTTGAGTAATAACGATATATCAAACTTGGAACCGGGTACTTTTCATGGAAATCAAAGATTACGGGTGTTAGTATTGAACGGTAACCCCATAACGAAGCTTATATCAAAACAATTTCCTTCGTTACCCCACTTAAAAAGTTTAGAATTGGAAGGTTGTCAATTGGAAATTGTCGATAGAAACGCGTTTGTTAATCTTCACGCTTTGGAATCGTTGaatttaaaaggaaataaattgCGGAATATATCAGAAGAGGTTTTTATGAATGTGGctcatttaaaaacattaacttTAGATGGGAATCCGTGGAGGTGCGATTGCGATTTGAGAGGATTTAGAGATTGGTACCTCGCGAGTAATTTGCGGTCGATGTCTTTGGTGTGCGCGGAACCGGAACGTTATCGTAGTGAACTGTGGGAAAATGTGCAATCAGTTGATTTTGCGTGCCCACCAAAAGTTTTCGTAACCCCTTATCCCCAAGTGCAAGCGGAAGCTGGAGGTAACGTAACTTTCAGTTGCCATGTTATTGGGGATCCAGAACCACAAGTAACGTGGATGTACGAAGGAAGACCAATGAATCACACTTCGGTTATTGTTGAAGCTGAGGAAGGTTTATTGGATAAATGGGCTAATATTAGTGTATCAAATGTGAGTGATATAGACGCGGGATTATATAGTTGTGTTGCAACGAACTCGTTGGAAACGGTTAGCGGAAACGTTTCTTTGGTGTTACCTGAAATAGTAACAGCAACTACGTTAAGTAAATCCGAAACGAGAGTGATGTGGTGGATCGTTGCTTGTGGCGGCGGCGTTGTAATCATTTTGATTCTAATAATAGCATCGGCAGCCGTTTGCATAAGCACTAAAAACCGTACCCGAAGGAGAAACATGAAAGCGAGCGTTAGTTTCAcagaacaagaaaaaaaacttcTCGATGTTAGTATTGCTACGACTACTGACAGGGGTACCGGAAGTTGCGAAGCTCTCGGTCCCGACCTAGAACTGATAGAGCCTCCGGTTCACATCACCATTGAAAGCGAACCACTTCCTCTCGCAGTATTTCCGCCTCCACCCGAATTCTCCACCAGCGCTTTACCTGCTGGTGCTTTCGGGAATATTTTCATATCGGTTTCCGTTACCAGAGATCCGAATATGGTGGATACATCAAGATGTCCGGATCTTTTAGATCTACCCCATCGGACGAATAAACCGGTTTATCACGGTATGGCTACGTTGCCGAGAAGGCCATGTCAAGGACCACATTATGATAATATGGGCCCTAGAGTTACGGCTGGGGGCAGTTCGACTTTGTCACTTCCGGATTCTACACTGGACGTACCTCCTCCACCTTTACCACCAACCTGTCAACCGCTCACCCCCGAATTCGTCTCTCTTTAAAGGTACCTTTGGACCGagcataatttttattatcaatattaatttaaaacatttcttttttaaactttaaatttactttgaatgcttaaattgttattgaattcgatttgtttatgaattattggtaattaaatgattttgttataatttaatgTGGCTAATCTCACATTATTAACATAactacagggtggttcaaattcgatttcCGAATAGGtttctcggaaactataagagttagaaaaaaagtagcttacatgtcattatctcgtttttcgagaaactgctaattccaaaaacctcaaaacaccaaaaattgaaaatatcgtaaaaccagcaagttttttacaaagaatttgataacgtaatcaaaaaaaatttttcgcttttagattttgagatattataacaattttcgtttttttattcgcttattaaattcgttatttttttctgattacaaaatatggggttatataggtctatttcttattgttttagaataaagataaaaataatcttttttttagtgtcgtcaaaggaattaaatttacagtttcctgtaaattacggtacgataattaaaaattattctactaataatttatataaaatttactttattttcgaatatgtaacattctaacatgttaaacttttcgtaattttcataatccatcttaaaatacaggatttttaatttgacacttcagaaaatttttgaatacaaacaaatatcgcaaaaatatatgagcgccatctatcaataatttattaagtcatttaataataacattaaatattaataaaaaatgtgaaataatgcaatctattccaattttgttgtaaaataaatataaattaaatagttcagcaagtgtatttgtttcaaataacaaaaatatgtttttttaatttttagtggtaatttacaggaaactgtaaatttaatttctttgacaacaccaaaaaaaaaattatttttagctttattctaaaacaataagaaatagaccttatatttttgtaataagacaaaaataacgaatttaataagcaataattaatttaataatttaataatcagtggttgtttccatttaaaaaaacgaaatttgtcATGacatctcaaaatctaaaatcaaaaaattttttttgactacatcaagaaattctctgtaaaaaagtgtccatataatgtcatagttataatactccaccaataataataaccaagataattgcacttattggttttacgatattttcaattttgacctctaggggaaaaacaaaagacgatagcacTTTgaagttttcggcattaacaCTTCAtcaaaaaacgagatcatgacatgtaagttactttttttctaactcttatagtttccgagttagcctattcggacatcgaatttgaaccaccctgtacagtgtgttaattaattatcgtacccgacgtcatcattgcaagtatgcaaccaatatcacaatattggtattgcaatacgcgatttgcgtatgatgcgtattgcactgtgatattggttgcatacatatataattaattaacacattgtAGATAAGGACTGAAACGATTTATGACGTATTTGCGACTGATTTGAATGGTGTCAAGTGGGTTCAAAAACTCTCAAttctattttaaaacatcaaaaagcATCCGTGTTATTTTAGATTCATATCTTGGAGGCGCAAGGTTAAAgagataattattatattttatttgatgaCCTCAAAAATGAGATAAGCGATTAATATTGAACTCGACCTAAAGGGAGATTTTGCATGAATTGAGTCAAGTTTGATGTGACATCACAATTTCGCTCTCATCTCTTACAAGTCTCTGTTATTGTTTTCTCACTATCACGGATTATATACTCCCACAAAtgcaacaaaaacattttgaatcGATATCGCAACGTTGCATTTTCAGCATAAACACAATCATAACGTTTCAGatatattgaaattgatttctcTAACGCTGGCGTTATCTGTTAGGTGTTATGAGAAAGGATTGATGTAAATTGGATAgagtttatgttaataattcaatttagGCATAGGCTTGCGATCATAgtgataaaaagaaatgaCATATTTATAGAAAGTTAATTGAAGCATAAATTTTCAAGATCGCAATATTTGTCTCAAATTTCCAAGtctttgttcaaaattttggtTATGATTGTATCTCCTTCTGCTTGGATT
Proteins encoded:
- the LOC111414465 gene encoding leucine-rich repeat-containing protein 24-like — protein: MAVWPVLLLVAALAVGAPDWTDCPTPCRCKWSSGKKTAFCKGGAFKSVPDNLDAEMQVLDLSFNSISKLTPDIFKNAGLINLQKIFIRESGLKEINRDAFQDLIILIEVDLSNNDISNLEPGTFHGNQRLRVLVLNGNPITKLISKQFPSLPHLKSLELEGCQLEIVDRNAFVNLHALESLNLKGNKLRNISEEVFMNVAHLKTLTLDGNPWRCDCDLRGFRDWYLASNLRSMSLVCAEPERYRSELWENVQSVDFACPPKVFVTPYPQVQAEAGGNVTFSCHVIGDPEPQVTWMYEGRPMNHTSVIVEAEEGLLDKWANISVSNVSDIDAGLYSCVATNSLETVSGNVSLVLPEIVTATTLSKSETRVMWWIVACGGGVVIILILIIASAAVCISTKNRTRRRNMKASVSFTEQEKKLLDVSIATTTDRGTGSCEALGPDLELIEPPVHITIESEPLPLAVFPPPPEFSTSALPAGAFGNIFISVSVTRDPNMVDTSRCPDLLDLPHRTNKPVYHGMATLPRRPCQGPHYDNMGPRVTAGGSSTLSLPDSTLDVPPPPLPPTCQPLTPEFVSL